From Myripristis murdjan chromosome 13, fMyrMur1.1, whole genome shotgun sequence:
GTTACGAGACTGAATAGCATTCTTGAAATATGTTGActgtattgcattgcattgtacTGGGAACAGTGTAATGGTCTGTCCCCACTGGTCCAAGTTTTTAAGAGAACGCAGACATTAATACTCAACAATTGGCTGTAAGCGACTTGTTAAGATTGATATGTTGTAGCAGCTCTAAGTCATTTTATGTAACAGTGAGTGCCAGATTTAGAGATATGTATGCCAAGCAGATGGAATATTTGGGTCTGCAAAATCCTGCTGTATCTTGTCTATGACAATGTAATTTATTTGGTTTCAAAAAAGAAATATCTCTCCTCTGAACCAGTGCCAGGGCACTGATTGTGACAATTATCAGAATGCAGTTTGCCCCACCTAGTGGAGGAAGGGAGTGTAGTATCACTCTGACAGGCTGTGAAACTCACAGCACCAATAGTAGCCACTCACTCAATCACTCActcaaaaaaagacaagaaaagaaaagaaaattatttgtGTCACTTCTGTGGTCTAGGAAAGTTACATCAGTATTAGAGGCATGAAAACATCCCTTTACAGCAAGGGAACCACAAAACTTGAACAGACAACTAAAACCTCAGTATGAAGTCTGGAGCTGCTTTATTCACAATTAGTGAGCAACTgattttgtcagtattttggGGTATTAATAGCCAAAGGAGTTCTGCATCAgaaaaatgtgtacttttattTGTAGCAAAGTGCAGCTGTAGCTGTAACTGTACCTTTTAATTTGATGGCATCAAAAATTTGACTTTTCTTTGATTGTACTGGGAACATAATGGAATATGTAAGTGAGGAGGTGCTTCCCTGTGTAGTGATATTGCACATAATTTCTAATAAGTTTGTTTTCCTCAAAACATTCTGAAATAATTGTAATATTTTCCGGGTGATTCAATGAATTAATCATGCACAAGGAAACACAAATCGATGGATTCAGATCCAAGACACGCAACTGTTTCTTGGCTACCTCACATTTAGGCAATAATCATCAGTCCTTGAAATGACAAACATCTAAGAccagaaaatgaatcaaaggAAATGGCCTTGAACTGAAAATTATGAACAGGATGAATGAATCAATGTGTGAAACGCTGCAAAAACTGTTCCTTTTATCTCACACCTGCTGCAAACTGATTTCTTTGTGACTCATTTGGCGCTCCTTACCGATCAGCAGAATGACCCACAGTATTAGTGGACTGCGTCAACAAACTGTGGCTTTTGTGCATCTCTCGACTCAGAGCACTGGGGTCTAAAATGGTGACAACAAATACGACAGCCAGGGGTCAAACTAAACATCAGTCGCATGCATACCATAACATGAGCTTCATTTGTTGAAACTGCAGTTCATTGCACCATGAACCTTCTGGCCAACCATATGCTCCAAATGTCGTCAGGAAAGTAATGTCAATCCTGGCCAGCTAAACATGTTCGATGGAGCATGACAGAGGGATGTTAGGACTAAAGCcatgagagagacagcgagatgTGGAGCGCATTGTTAACCACTGGGCACGAgcctaaaaatgtaaaacacattcacatgaaaatgcagcaTAAATGAGAACACACAATCTGGCAAACATACAAgtgcacatgtacacagacatgtttattttgtagctgcagctgcaaaaaagaagaaaaaaaaggaaaggttaTGACTTCAGTGACATGGGCATGTCTGGTGGGGAAAGGGATAGGCAAAGAATTTGGTGGTAAATACcacagcaaaaagaaagaaagaaagaaagaaagagcttaTAGTACAAGTATGATGCTTGCATGCACCTGCATTTAGTGAAAAAGCCACATTTATGTTagaggcatttaaaaaaaagttaatagatTAGTAAATTGGTAAATCCATGACACGTACAATGTGTTGACCGAAAAGATGCCTCTGCTGAACTTGATTAGCCTGAAGGCCTGAAGAAAATCCCCTAACACCTTAAATCCTCACCCAGGATTTTCACCTGTCCCGAATTCTCCTCTGCTGTCTATAATCAATCCAGCTGGAATAAATTAAGCCAACAGTGCCGACTTTTTCTAACCACCCAATTCTCAGTAGGAAGAGCCTGTCCTTGTTGGCGTGGAGAAAAGGCACTGATGAACTCATTAGGAGGGCGATAATTAAATGCAGCGCGGCTTTTACACATTGAATCACAACATTCagtctcactcactctcacagaTACTGACAAACATCAAGAACAGAAAAAGTAGGCTGTGGCCGTCGGTGTGAGCaagctgtgctgttttgataTTGAAGAAATGTTTGAACAATCTCAAGTGATTGAGcttttgaaatatgaaataccTACACCATGAAAATATGTTGATTAGCCATCTAAAGATAGCGTGACTTGCTCTAGGCTGCTATGGTAACAAAACCCAATGACTTCATCCAGCACCCCAGGTTGCTTGCAGCCTCAGGCTGTGAAGGTGTCAAGCTGAATATCTGTGCAAGTGAAAATGATGTGAGGAACTGTTAAACTTCAGTAAATAGCACAATTGCTACTCACACACCTCagactactattgctactactaataatgacaataacaataataattactgTACTTAGTAAACTGATTCAGTAGAAATTACTAATATAGTGCACTGTTCACAAAAGGCATGTGCTTGAATACAACTTCTGTTTAAGGCTGTCGAGCTGATTAAGTCACAAAAGCATGAAATAAAAGGTACAGAAATGCATACACTCCTGTTGTAACTCATTagcattattttgtatttcgTCAGTAACAGAGTAATTTCTTTACATCTCACAAATTAGCCTATTTCACTGCAATAAACCATTTACACATACAGTTTGCTAGAGAGCAGTAGACATTTATAAGGTATATAATAGCTGAGCTGAAACAAAATGGTTGAGGAATAAatcctgcaggaaaaaaaaacaaaaaactgaataCCAGCTCACTTTACTTTCCTTTTCCAACAACAGAGCTGGACtgagccagcagcagcaacagtagctGCTGATTATGTGAATGGTTTGAAGTTCGCAGATGAATTGTAGAGATTTCATGATACACACGGTCAAATTTCTGGATTTGATTCCAAATctaaacaaaaccatgaagagTGAGCAGAAAAGTTCACAGAAAATGAGGCGAATCAGGAAATCAAGCCATTTGCCACGCTGATTATCACTGTCAGAGTGTAATTGAGCTGAGCTGCTTTCTCGGGACACAAGCAGTACAGTGCCAACAGGGGAATCCCACAGCAGTTCTTGCATGGCTTTAAACAGTGTGTACTGCCTCCTTCATGTAAAACGGGTCAAATACAAACCCGACCTACACTTGACAAACCCAAACTCCTGATCTCCTCCTAACAGTGATAGCAGTCAGTGAGGAGGCTGGGAAACAAAATCTCCCAAGTCAGACTCACAAACCACAGGCAGTCACTCTAAATGTAGCCCAGGTGAGGCTTGTCAGCTCAGGTTGAGGTGGAAGCCAGATGTGCTGCGATACAGAAACTGTCAGCACACGTTTCAGCTCTAACCAACAGCCAACAGACAGCGCTCATCTCTGGAGGGCACGCGGCTCAAGGGAGAGAATGATCAGGGCGCTCTGCCAAGCCCAAACAGGGAAACGTGGCAGTGTGTAACAAACCAACATTTGCACCAGTTCCTTCCAGTGTGGTTGATTCAAAGAGCAGCCAGTGAGGAAAATACATGTCACTGCAGGGGATGGACCACACTAACCTGATTTTCACACTAAGCGgatatttggtttgttttgcgAATGCAGGTAGGATTGATGATTCATGGGTGGGTTCCTGGCAAAGGGACTGTGTCAAAGACGAAACCACAAGCCACCAAACAGAAGAGtgtagcaaaaataaaatattttacccAGAATAGGTCAAAGTAGTGCAGATTCTTGTGGATAAAGTGAAGGTTAGTGTTGTTGTGGAGAGGTGCTGACTATAGAACAGTTTAAACCAGATGTCAGAATCCAACATCTTGAACGTCTTAATGGAGCAACCCCTGCGAGCTGGTTCAGTCAACTCGATCtgctacacatacacacacacacacacacacacacacacacacgacaggCCTCACTGTCCACACATCATCTGCCCAGTGCTCCCTCCCAATTTGGCTTTCTCTTTAAACCTCCTCTTGTCCTCCTGTGGCGTTCACATCTGTGATCAGACTGACCACAGACTGAGGCATAAAGGATAAATTATCACCCAATTCTGTTTAACCTTTTTAACTTTATTCCAATTTAATACCATGTTGGAATTTTAGGTCCATTTCTTATCATTAGATCTCGtttccgaaaaaaaaaaaaaaaaaaaaaaattatgattttttgaGACTACAGTTTTGATCAGGGTACTCTAacttgatggtgtgtgtgtgtttgtgtgtgtgtaccaggtatTACTGGGGCCTCGCCTCCTTTATGggaacaaaaagcaagtccccttagcgaaaatcattaattttagggttaagacttgatttaaaggtaagcAAAGTTTAGGGTTAGGctaaggttagggttggggttagggttaaggttagggcagGTCTGCAAGAAGGTATAAAAACCACAGGTGCTataaatgtttatgaaaaaaaaaaaaaaaaagactggctTCAGCAAAGCTACAGCCTCCTCCAACTTCTCAGCAGTCTTAATTTTGACCCTTATCCTGTGCCCTAGCTGATGAGTGATCAAATATGTTGTCTTACCTTGAATATGGTCCGATTTCCCTCCGGATCTTTCCTCAGTTGCTGATTAATTGGGAAGTGGCgaaataataatgttttgtcAGATTCCCTTCATTGATAAGATAAGCAACCAGCAGCAGAACGGTATCCTTTTGATGACAGCATCTGATCTTCACACCGAGCGTGACGTCAGAGATAAATGGCTGCCATGTGAACAGCCTTTGGTGAACTTGATGCCTTTGGTGAACTCCATGCTGATATTTGGTACAACACAAATCAGACGTTTTACTACACAATATCACTCCACTTTACAAGTGCTTTGTAATAACTGTTGAACTACCAAGACCTATAACTAATCCTGCACCACAAGGCCACAAAGACATAAGAGTTTCTGAAAACAACATTAAGTTGAGTGGTTGTCAGGCAGAGATTAGGGGGAGGAAAGAAACCTGGATACGGCTGCTTTCTGCATGTTTTGTCCGCACCGTGGCAGCACTGCCTCCCAGGCTGTGGTCGTGGTTATGGCTATGGTTAAGATGAGGTTTAGGAAGCGCTGCTTAACAGACAAGCCTGTAGGTATAAAAGTATCATGAGCGGGTGCTGCAGTGGAAACCTCCAGGCAGCTAGTTTATGGTCAGGaagtcatttgttcatttgaagcTTGAATTCTGATGTAACTATTTATTGATTAAATACATTTCATGATCTGTTGTCGGTAATCACCTTTAACTGCTAAATGTTTGCTGTAATGTTTTAGGCTGTAAAACTAATATCACACCTGAGGTGGTGCTGTTATATTGAATATCAGCAGGGATGGGAATACAGTCACAGCACTCCCTCTTGTGTGTTACTGTGATACTGAAACTTTTCAGACCATGTCCCAAACCAAGTATCAGCCAGGCGGGTTGTTACTAGCTCATGCtatgtgacatcacatcactCTACATGACTAGGTAGaggaaaatgttatttctgaaatattttaatgattcaaaattattttttcattattgtaaTGTGATAATGTGATGTGTATAAATAATAACTGTCGTCTTTAACCctctgatgcatgaattatgaaagcctgagtcaagattttttttctttcttcttagggcatgaacatttttgtgaggctccatacttctttaaggaggcaggactggtattaccatgtcgttatactagtattaatatgttttcagcaacaagaactgacagtgactgcataaacctcaatggaggggagcagcagagagcattctaacagctgatatgcaattccaccatagaaaccattgcatttaggagaaaatgacttttaaacagctgtccactgtagtgaccgctatgcgccagagggttaaaaacacaaacaccagaaTCACTGGCTTCAGGAACACCTCTACCAGCCCTCAGGCGACTATGAGATGTTATACACATGTAAGTTACCCAACAATCAACATCATGCTCTCCAATTTCTGTGGAACAGCCAGTGAGTAATATGTGAGCACAGAGCTGTTAACACTTTGGCTTAGTCTGCTGATCCTGGTGCTTCACTAGATGGTTTCTTCTCAACCTTTAACTCTTGCACACTCACTTTTAATGTTACCGTTGCCTATCTCAGTTGGTATTCTTTAAAATTAGGTAAAAATATATGGTTGGAATTGGTCGTTGCATACCTTATATAAATCCATAAGTTAGAGAAACACCGACActgtttttttcaatttcttttatttcattactaATATTTTCATTACATGTCACAAATTACTACGTTGCACAGGTTTCGTTACAGAAAAGGGGCACTTGGCGCCGACACGGGATATACTAGCTGACCCAGGCACGCGTATGTAATAAATcctgcagcaaaaaaacaaaaaacaaaataaaaaaacaaaacaaaagaaacaaacaaacaaaaaaaaaaaacaccagctcAAGTTGCATGTCTCTTCTGTTCTCATCACAGACTTGCAACCAGACTCCCCCAAACCACCAGGACGGCGAAGTAAGAATCCAGTGAGAAAAAGGTCTAAAATCTCTTTCACTCTAATCTGAAGTGGCTGgattataaaacaaaatgcatatgTTAATAAGCGGACTGAAACAACAAATACAGTATCATCAGCTTAACCGAATACTTGATTTGGTTGAATATTAGCACagggatataaaaaaaaaaaaaaaacataaataatcatAGCCCAGCATATTTAATTTTGAGTTAATTTGCACTTCTATACTTAAGAGTGGCATAAAGGGCTGGATAGCATCAGTTTATTAGGGTTAATGTTTTTTGCTATGGATTTAAGATAAGGgatatagttgttttttttcttcagaagcACGTTGTTAACAACAGGAAAGTGCAAATATGGAAGAGCTGAGGATTGACAGCAGGGTGTCAGGGCTCTTTGGACTTTAAGCTAAAATAATAAACACTTGTTTGTTGATTTGACTGTTTCCTGAGCATCACAACATCAGTCATTATTCATCCAGTAGCGTTTCTGTATCTATCAAAGTGGACCCATGGATATGGATGTGATGGAAGTGAAATGCACTGTTCATATTGTATTAACCTTATggatgtaatgtaatataaGATAAACATactgttttgttcctttttaaCCATATGTGAATGAATGTAGGCTAATGTAATTTAGGTCAAACACAGTTAATTATTATTTACCAAAGGAGCATGGATAAGAATGTAATCTAAGCTAGAGTATATGCTCACTGCTTATCTCCGTCCGACTGTGGGTGAATGGATGTGAgttcaaaaaattaaaagcaaacaCTTAAAAACTCAAGGGTGATTTGAGCATTTCTGGTTCGCCAACACAGAtcagttttttcctttttctaacTCGTTATTCTCTTCCCCAGCAGACTCCTTCTGTAGAGAATGTTTATTCTCTTGATTGTCCTCGTCCTCTGCCTCTTCCAGCACCACCTCCACCATCACCCTCTTCACTTTCGGTTGCTTCTGGATTTGTCTGTCCGAGTCCACCGTGTCCTCATCTGGCACAGAACATATTTCATCAGGTTTCTGTGAGGAGGATCTGCTCGGTGTCAGGAGGAGCCCAGCATCTGAGACATCCTGGTggatttgtttgtctgtatggACTGGCACTATGGAGCCGTTGGCTAGCCTGCTGGAGACCTCAGATCCGGTGGCGCTAGCAGCTTTGGCCTGCTGCTGCACAGGGGTCGGTGCCATgagcaggtccatcattttttgTGACTGAGCAGAGGGAGATCTGGGAGAATATTTGAATGAGTGGTCAGGGTAAACCAAGCTAGAGCAAGGTGTTAGCCCGCCAGGAGCTTTACCCTTCATCATTCCCAGGACTTCATAGCGGAAGCTAGAGATATCTTGCTTAAGCTCCTGTCAACCATTGAAAAACAGACATTATAAGACAAACACGGAGAAACACTTGAACACCTCAAACACtcagactgtatgtgtgtgtaagtgtacaTTACCTTAAAATTCTCCTCTGTCAGCCCTTCTTCTGTTTTGGCATCTCTAATCATTGCGGCTACATATCTCTTGACCAAATTCCTCAAAACCTCCTGAAATGTAGAAATCAGACTCTTTCAGTGAAAACTGTAATCACAAGATTGCAGTGTAAGATCATGGATTTTCAAGAAGTATACTGGAGCTAACTTATCATAAAGATAAATAGAAATGTAGTACTTCTGctgaaaaaaaggtaaattagTACAGTACCTGATATTGATGGCTTGACCGTACATTTTCAGCTGCACGTACCTGTTAGAAAATCATTTTGGGACATTAACAAATGTTTGCACGATGTTGCATCTGCCCCCAGTAGTCGGGTTGCCAACTCTTTAATTTGCCTTTCTCAATCGAGAACATTGTTTACATCTGGAGGTCTTATGCTTTACATTAACAAGTCGACTAAACTTCTGGGCAGAACAAGTAATCTAATTTATGACTTCTTTCTGAGCAGAGAAATCGTCTTTAAGGTAATAACAGCAGGTCAGTGGATGGTTACACAGTGCAGTAATCCCAACATTTGCCAGAGCAAATGTCTGGAAATACCTTACCCCCAAGGTTCCAAATGTTTCAATCTTTTTTACACCTGGTCTCTTCAACATATGCCTCTTTATCCATCCAAACAGATACACAACTGACTTTGGACTGGGGATGATGTTGAGTGGAGATGGCAGAGTCCCACCTTCTTCAAAATAGCTCATCCATAGTTTTGTTCTTGCAAATTTCCACTCTATATCTGCATGGTCCTGAAGGTAAGAACACAAACATTTATAGGAGGCTTTTACAAAAGAATACAAGACAAATTAAATGAGTGATGCTACACTGCATAATGGGTACATTACTCACGGCAATGTGCTGGTAGGAGTTGTTCATCATGGCAATTAGCATGTTCAGAAGAACTACCAGGGAGATGATGTTGTAAGTGCCAAACATAGTAGCTCCTACAAACTCAGTGAATTCATGGTTTGCGTTCACATTAGTCACATACAGACTAATGAGGCCAAACACAGACCAAAATAAAGACTGCAGCGTCTCAAATAgcctaaaagaaaaaaaaaaaaaactgcatcaaaTTATGTGCTGCTGAGGATACACACTTGCCATTTGTCATGaacaacacacatttctcagagagaatttgtttggaaaaagtTGAACTTGCGTTGAGAAGGCGTTGTTTTGCCGTTCACACCGGATACCCTTGCAatctttttcctcatttgtttcGTAGTAGAAGTAGAGCTGATTGAGGCCGTTGGCAAAGGCCAATAGCACCAGGCAGTAGATGAAGAGGAACTTGAGGATGTCCAGCAGCATACGTCCCAGCGAGATCTGCAAGGGGCCAAGATGTGAGTTGGCAGTGAAAAGGCAGATGAGACGCAAGGAGCTGAAGATGTTGGCGATGGCAAAGAGCGCCTCTGCCACCAAAGTCGGGTGCCACATTTCCCATTTCACTCTGGGTTTGCAGCCACTGTACTGTTGAAAGAggaacacacatacaacacaccaTCAGCAGTAATAGATGCTGCAACGGCAAGTTAAAAGCTTTCAAGAACATTTTTCAGACCTTGACAAGGTTTAAATTTAGCAATAATAAACAATGTAAAGAGAATTTCTCTAATTGAACATATAACAGGGAATTAAAGAGCAGTAAATGAGAGCTGGGATGTCTGTCACTTGATTTATTAGTACTGAATGTTAAGTGTCATAACAGCATGATCACAAAGTGTTCAGTAGCAATAATgtggaacaaataaaaatgaaattatcatgAATATATTGTGTAGACAGCAATATACTCAAGTCCATGGTTATCATATACGTGGCACTGTGGTAATACCTTTGCATAAGCAACAATCTTCAGAGAAATGGTGGCAAGGTACAAGGAGTTCATGATGAAGTCCATTAGGTTCCACCAGTCATGAATGTACTCCTGGAAACCACCATCCCACATC
This genomic window contains:
- the LOC115369760 gene encoding short transient receptor potential channel 4-like, whose translation is MSQLYYRKTGNSSYRDRIPLRIVRAESELSALERSYLSAVEKGDYASVKQALEEAEIYFRININCIDPLGRTALLIAIENENLEIIELLLSYNVYVGDALLHAIRKEVVGAVELLLNHKKPSGEKQVPPILLDKQFSDFTPDITPIILAAHTNNYEIIKLLVQRGVSIPQPHAVRCNCMECLSGSDVDSLRHSRSRLNIYKALASPSLIALSSEDPFLTAFRLSWELQELSTVENEFKSEYEELSQMCKQFAKDLLDQTRSSRELEIILNYRDDVNPLLDENSNDLARLKLAIKYRQKEFVAQPNCQQLLASRWYDEFPGWRRRHWAGKFITCILIGLFFPVFSIFYLISPKSRFGLFIRKPFIKFICHTASYLTFLFLLLLASQHIALTDPNCQGPVPTIVEWMILPWVIGFIWTEIKQMWDGGFQEYIHDWWNLMDFIMNSLYLATISLKIVAYAKYSGCKPRVKWEMWHPTLVAEALFAIANIFSSLRLICLFTANSHLGPLQISLGRMLLDILKFLFIYCLVLLAFANGLNQLYFYYETNEEKDCKGIRCERQNNAFSTLFETLQSLFWSVFGLISLYVTNVNANHEFTEFVGATMFGTYNIISLVVLLNMLIAMMNNSYQHIADHADIEWKFARTKLWMSYFEEGGTLPSPLNIIPSPKSVVYLFGWIKRHMLKRPGVKKIETFGTLGVRAAENVRSSHQYQEVLRNLVKRYVAAMIRDAKTEEGLTEENFKELKQDISSFRYEVLGMMKGKAPGGLTPCSSLVYPDHSFKYSPRSPSAQSQKMMDLLMAPTPVQQQAKAASATGSEVSSRLANGSIVPVHTDKQIHQDVSDAGLLLTPSRSSSQKPDEICSVPDEDTVDSDRQIQKQPKVKRVMVEVVLEEAEDEDNQENKHSLQKESAGEENNELEKGKN